One genomic window of Pseudomonas chlororaphis subsp. piscium includes the following:
- a CDS encoding ureidoglycolate lyase produces MRTLMIEPLTKEAFAPFGDVIETDGSDHFMINNGSTMRFHRLATVETATPDDKAIISIFRADALDMPLTVRMLERHPLGSQAFIPLLGNPFLIVVAPLGDAPVSGLVRAFVSNGRQGINYHRGVWHHPVLTIEKRDDFLVVDRSGTGNNCDEHFFEEDECLILAPHQ; encoded by the coding sequence ATGCGCACATTGATGATCGAACCGCTGACCAAAGAAGCCTTCGCCCCCTTCGGTGACGTGATCGAAACCGACGGCAGCGATCACTTCATGATCAACAACGGTTCGACCATGCGCTTCCATCGTCTGGCTACCGTGGAAACCGCCACGCCGGACGACAAGGCGATCATCAGCATCTTCCGCGCCGACGCGCTGGACATGCCCTTGACCGTACGCATGCTGGAGCGCCATCCGCTGGGCAGCCAGGCTTTCATTCCGCTGCTCGGCAACCCCTTTCTGATCGTGGTCGCGCCACTTGGCGATGCACCTGTATCGGGCTTGGTCCGCGCCTTTGTCAGCAATGGCAGGCAGGGCATTAATTACCATCGCGGCGTCTGGCACCACCCGGTGCTGACGATCGAAAAGCGGGATGACTTCCTGGTGGTTGATCGCAGTGGCACAGGCAATAACTGCGATGAGCATTTCTTTGAAGAGGATGAGTGTTTGATCCTCGCCCCCCACCAATAA
- a CDS encoding NCS2 family permease, protein MESRKSEAPTLELSPPLNSGWLERIFKLRLHGTTVKTELIAGLTTFITMAYIIFVNPNIMADAGIDHGAAFVATCIAAALGCLLMGLYANWPVGLAPGMGLNAFFTYTVVGTMGYNWETALGAVFVSGVLFMFLTFSRIREWLLNSIPASLRFAMGAGVGLFLGLIGLKTAGIVVDSPATLIKLGSLREPGPLLAAICFLMIAVLSYHRVFGAILISIITVTLAGWGLDLVHYEGIMSAPPSLAPTWMAMDVAGVFNVSMISVVLAFLFVHMFDTAGTLMGVAQRAGLVNPDGKIENLSRALKADSASSVFGAVVGVPPVTSYVESAAGVAAGGRTGLTAVTVGVLFIAAMFFAPLAGMIPAYATAGALIYVAMLMMGGMAHIDWEEATDSIPAIVTAIMMPLTFSVADGIALGFITYVALKAGTGKYKEISISLWVLCAIFIAKFIFL, encoded by the coding sequence GTGGAAAGCCGCAAATCCGAAGCCCCTACGCTGGAACTCTCGCCGCCGCTGAACAGTGGCTGGCTGGAGCGCATCTTCAAACTCAGGTTGCATGGCACCACGGTGAAGACCGAGCTGATTGCCGGTCTGACGACCTTCATCACCATGGCCTACATCATCTTCGTCAACCCCAACATCATGGCCGACGCCGGCATCGACCACGGCGCGGCATTCGTCGCCACCTGCATCGCCGCGGCCCTGGGTTGCCTGTTGATGGGGCTATACGCCAACTGGCCAGTAGGCCTGGCGCCCGGCATGGGGCTGAACGCCTTTTTCACCTACACCGTGGTCGGAACCATGGGCTACAACTGGGAAACCGCCCTCGGTGCGGTGTTCGTGTCCGGCGTGCTGTTCATGTTCCTGACCTTCTCGCGGATCCGCGAATGGCTGCTCAACAGCATTCCGGCCAGCCTGCGCTTCGCCATGGGCGCCGGCGTGGGCCTGTTCCTGGGGCTGATCGGCTTGAAGACCGCGGGCATCGTGGTCGATAGCCCGGCCACCCTGATCAAGCTCGGCTCCCTGCGCGAACCCGGCCCGCTGCTGGCGGCGATCTGTTTCTTGATGATTGCCGTGCTCAGTTATCACCGGGTGTTCGGCGCGATCCTCATCAGCATCATCACCGTGACCCTGGCCGGCTGGGGCCTGGACCTGGTGCACTACGAGGGCATCATGTCGGCCCCGCCGAGCCTGGCACCGACCTGGATGGCCATGGACGTCGCCGGGGTGTTCAACGTCAGCATGATCAGCGTGGTGCTGGCCTTCCTCTTCGTGCACATGTTCGATACCGCCGGCACCCTGATGGGCGTGGCCCAGCGCGCCGGCCTGGTCAACCCCGACGGCAAGATCGAGAACCTCTCCCGCGCCCTGAAGGCGGACAGCGCCTCCAGCGTCTTCGGTGCGGTGGTCGGCGTTCCGCCCGTCACCAGCTACGTGGAAAGTGCCGCGGGTGTCGCCGCGGGTGGTCGGACTGGTCTTACCGCAGTGACCGTAGGTGTGCTATTTATCGCAGCCATGTTTTTTGCACCGCTGGCTGGCATGATCCCCGCTTATGCCACCGCCGGTGCACTGATTTATGTGGCGATGCTGATGATGGGCGGCATGGCCCACATCGATTGGGAAGAGGCCACCGACAGCATCCCGGCGATCGTGACCGCAATCATGATGCCGCTGACCTTCTCGGTTGCCGACGGTATCGCCCTGGGTTTCATCACCTACGTGGCCTTGAAGGCCGGGACGGGCAAGTACAAGGAAATCTCCATCAGCCTGTGGGTGCTGTGCGCGATCTTTATCGCCAAGTTCATTTTCTTGTAG
- a CDS encoding urate hydroxylase PuuD yields the protein MEAHLLEWLNLSVRWVHMITGVAWIGASFYFVWLENNLNRVNPKDGLSGDLWAIHGGGIYHLEKYKLAPPSMPENLHWFKWEAYFTWMSGIALLCLVFYYNPMLYLVAPGSGLTGPEGVAIGIASLIAGWFVYDFLCDSPLGKKPALLGFILFVLLIAAAYGFSKVFSGRGAYLHVGAIIGTIMVGNVFRIIMPAQRALVAAIAENRTPDPTLPAKGLLRSRHNNYFTLPVLFIMISNHFPSTYGSQYNWLILAGIAVLAVLVRHYFNTRHDSHKFAWTLPVAALGMICLAYVTGPAQMAKAPEVAKAPAKIEYQPLPETAIGGGAKPETAAAPATPAAPEVAPTQASTATQGPSFDKVHNVIQERCTVCHSAKPTSPLFSAAPAGVMFDTPEQIKLQAPRIQAQAVASQIMPLGNITQMTQQERDLIGAWITQGARTN from the coding sequence GTGGAAGCACATCTGTTGGAATGGCTCAACCTGAGCGTGCGTTGGGTTCACATGATCACTGGCGTGGCCTGGATCGGCGCGTCGTTCTACTTCGTCTGGCTGGAAAACAACCTCAATCGCGTCAACCCCAAGGACGGCCTGTCGGGCGACCTCTGGGCAATCCACGGTGGCGGCATCTATCACCTGGAAAAATACAAACTGGCCCCACCCTCCATGCCGGAGAACCTGCACTGGTTCAAGTGGGAAGCCTACTTCACCTGGATGTCGGGGATCGCCCTGCTGTGCCTGGTGTTCTACTACAACCCGATGCTCTACCTTGTAGCGCCCGGCAGCGGCCTGACCGGCCCTGAAGGCGTGGCCATCGGCATCGCTTCCCTGATCGCCGGCTGGTTCGTCTACGACTTCCTCTGCGACTCGCCCCTGGGCAAGAAACCCGCCCTGCTCGGCTTCATCCTGTTCGTGCTGTTGATCGCCGCGGCCTATGGCTTCAGCAAGGTGTTCAGCGGTCGCGGCGCCTACCTACATGTCGGCGCCATCATCGGCACCATCATGGTCGGCAACGTGTTCCGCATCATCATGCCGGCCCAGCGCGCGCTGGTGGCCGCCATCGCGGAAAACCGCACGCCGGACCCGACCCTGCCGGCCAAGGGCCTGCTGCGTTCGCGGCACAACAACTACTTCACCCTGCCCGTGCTGTTCATCATGATCAGCAACCACTTCCCGAGCACCTACGGCAGCCAGTACAACTGGTTGATCCTGGCCGGGATCGCAGTGCTGGCAGTGCTGGTGCGTCACTACTTCAACACCCGCCACGACAGCCACAAGTTCGCCTGGACCCTGCCGGTCGCGGCCCTGGGCATGATCTGCCTGGCCTACGTCACCGGCCCCGCGCAAATGGCCAAGGCTCCGGAAGTGGCCAAGGCGCCGGCGAAGATCGAGTACCAGCCACTGCCGGAAACCGCCATCGGCGGCGGCGCCAAGCCTGAAACCGCAGCGGCTCCGGCAACTCCGGCGGCTCCTGAAGTTGCTCCGACGCAAGCATCCACCGCAACCCAGGGCCCGAGCTTCGACAAGGTGCATAACGTGATCCAGGAACGTTGCACCGTCTGCCACTCGGCCAAGCCCACCAGCCCGCTGTTCAGTGCCGCGCCAGCCGGCGTGATGTTCGACACCCCGGAGCAGATCAAGCTCCAGGCCCCACGGATCCAGGCCCAGGCCGTTGCCAGCCAGATCATGCCGCTGGGCAACATCACCCAGATGACCCAGCAGGAACGTGACCTGATCGGCGCCTGGATCACCCAAGGGGCACGCACCAACTGA
- the puuE gene encoding allantoinase PuuE, whose amino-acid sequence MSADYPRDLIGYGSNPPHPHWPGNARIALSFVLNYEEGGERNILHGDKESEAFLSEMVAAQPLQGERNMSMESLYEYGSRAGVWRILKLFKEFDIPLTIFAVAMAAQRHPDVIRTMVEAGHEICSHGYRWIDYQYMDEAQEREHMLEAIRILTEITGERPLGWYTGRTGPNTRRLVMEEGGFLYDCDTYDDDLPYWETNNPTGKAHLVIPYTLDTNDMRFTQVQGFNKGDDFYQYLKDAFDVLYAEGAEAPKMLSIGLHCRLIGRPARLAALKRFIEYVKGHDQVWFTRRVDIARHWQQTHPFQRAAK is encoded by the coding sequence GTGAGCGCTGACTACCCACGCGACCTGATCGGTTACGGCTCCAACCCTCCTCACCCTCACTGGCCGGGCAATGCCCGCATCGCCCTGTCGTTCGTGCTCAATTACGAAGAAGGCGGCGAGCGCAATATCCTGCACGGCGACAAGGAGTCGGAAGCCTTCCTTTCGGAAATGGTCGCCGCCCAGCCCCTGCAGGGCGAGCGCAACATGAGCATGGAATCGCTGTACGAGTATGGCAGCCGTGCCGGCGTCTGGCGGATCCTCAAGCTGTTCAAGGAATTCGACATTCCGCTGACCATCTTCGCCGTCGCCATGGCCGCCCAGCGCCATCCGGACGTGATCCGCACCATGGTCGAAGCCGGCCACGAGATCTGCAGCCACGGCTACCGCTGGATCGACTACCAGTACATGGACGAGGCCCAGGAACGCGAGCACATGCTCGAAGCGATCCGCATCCTCACCGAAATCACCGGTGAACGCCCGCTGGGCTGGTACACCGGTCGCACCGGCCCGAACACCCGGCGCCTGGTGATGGAAGAAGGCGGTTTCCTCTACGACTGCGACACCTACGACGACGACCTGCCCTACTGGGAAACCAACAACCCGACCGGCAAGGCGCACCTGGTGATCCCCTACACCCTGGACACCAACGACATGCGTTTCACCCAGGTCCAGGGCTTCAATAAGGGCGACGACTTCTACCAGTACCTCAAGGATGCGTTCGACGTGCTGTACGCCGAAGGCGCTGAGGCGCCGAAGATGCTGTCCATCGGCCTGCACTGCCGCCTGATCGGCCGCCCGGCGCGCCTGGCCGCCCTGAAGCGCTTTATCGAGTACGTCAAGGGTCACGATCAGGTCTGGTTCACTCGCCGCGTGGACATCGCCCGCCACTGGCAGCAAACCCATCCGTTCCAGAGGGCTGCGAAATGA
- a CDS encoding outer membrane protein OmpK, with amino-acid sequence MRHAHARLLLSGGLLATTQAMAGDLLLWQTNSLTYLYGKNFAINPSIQQTVTFEHADRWRYGDTFLFVDKIFYNGQEDRNKGPHAFYGEFSPRLSFGKILDRSFAFGPVKDVLLAMTYEYGEGDSEAYLIGPGFDLTVPGFNYFTLNFYRRQTEGPRPGDGVWQITPSWSYSIPLGRSNLLIDGYLDWVVDNDQNDRGTYHANLHINPQIKYDLGKALSLGEKQLYVGLEYSYWKDKYGIQNSANLDTNQNTASLLVKVHF; translated from the coding sequence ATGAGACATGCACACGCACGCCTGCTGCTGAGCGGTGGGCTGCTGGCGACAACCCAGGCCATGGCCGGTGATCTGCTGCTGTGGCAGACCAATAGCCTGACGTACCTGTACGGCAAGAATTTCGCGATCAACCCGTCGATCCAGCAGACGGTGACCTTCGAGCACGCCGACCGATGGAGGTACGGCGACACCTTCCTGTTCGTCGACAAGATTTTCTACAACGGCCAGGAAGACCGCAACAAAGGCCCCCACGCTTTTTACGGCGAGTTCAGCCCAAGGCTGTCGTTCGGCAAGATCCTCGACCGCTCATTCGCCTTCGGCCCGGTCAAGGACGTGTTGCTGGCCATGACCTACGAATATGGCGAAGGCGACAGCGAGGCCTACCTGATCGGCCCCGGTTTCGACCTCACCGTTCCGGGCTTCAACTATTTCACCCTGAACTTCTACCGCCGCCAGACCGAAGGCCCGCGCCCCGGCGACGGTGTCTGGCAGATCACCCCCTCCTGGTCCTACAGCATCCCACTGGGTCGCTCGAACCTGTTGATAGACGGCTACCTGGACTGGGTGGTGGACAACGACCAGAACGACCGCGGCACCTACCACGCCAACCTGCATATCAACCCGCAGATCAAATACGACCTGGGCAAGGCCCTGAGCCTGGGTGAGAAGCAACTGTATGTCGGCCTCGAATACAGCTACTGGAAAGACAAGTACGGCATCCAGAACAGCGCGAACCTGGACACCAACCAGAACACCGCCAGCCTGCTGGTGAAGGTGCATTTCTAG
- the uraH gene encoding hydroxyisourate hydrolase yields MGRLTTHVLDAAHGCPGSAIKVELYRVEGAQLELVASALTNSDGRCDAPLLQGDDYRTGVYQLQFHAGDYYRARGVQLPEPAFLDVVVLRFGISAEQDHYHVPLLISPYSYSTYRGS; encoded by the coding sequence ATGGGACGTTTGACTACACACGTGTTGGATGCCGCGCATGGCTGCCCAGGCAGCGCCATCAAGGTTGAGTTGTACCGGGTCGAAGGTGCGCAGTTGGAACTGGTCGCCAGTGCCCTGACCAACAGCGATGGCCGTTGCGATGCGCCGTTGCTACAAGGCGATGACTACCGCACCGGGGTTTACCAGCTGCAATTCCATGCCGGCGATTACTACCGTGCTCGCGGCGTACAACTGCCTGAGCCGGCGTTTCTCGATGTGGTGGTGCTGCGTTTTGGCATCTCGGCCGAGCAAGACCACTACCACGTACCGTTGCTGATCTCGCCCTACAGTTATTCGACCTACAGAGGAAGCTAG
- a CDS encoding MarR family transcriptional regulator → MLDLKNQTTQQAAMEAFFFGYQAFTAKADEMLERRGLSRVHQRIVFFIARYPGLSVKELLTALGVSKQALNIPLRQLMEMHLVNSVAPESDKRKRLLELTEDGARFEQSLRREQVKLLQRVFAEAGEAAVDGWLAVNKALGENR, encoded by the coding sequence ATGCTTGACCTTAAAAACCAGACCACGCAACAAGCCGCCATGGAAGCCTTCTTCTTTGGTTACCAGGCGTTCACCGCCAAGGCCGACGAAATGCTCGAGCGCCGCGGCCTGAGTCGCGTGCACCAGCGCATCGTGTTTTTCATCGCCCGCTACCCGGGGCTGAGCGTGAAAGAACTGCTCACGGCACTGGGCGTGAGCAAGCAAGCGCTGAACATTCCACTGCGTCAATTGATGGAGATGCACCTGGTCAACAGCGTTGCCCCGGAAAGCGACAAGCGCAAACGCCTGCTGGAGCTGACGGAGGACGGCGCGCGCTTTGAACAATCGCTGCGGCGCGAGCAGGTAAAGCTGCTGCAACGGGTATTCGCCGAGGCCGGCGAGGCGGCGGTGGATGGCTGGCTGGCGGTGAACAAAGCCCTGGGCGAAAACCGCTGA
- a CDS encoding LysE family translocator: MSVETWLLFSGAALVVILIPGPLSLLMISNSLNYGLRRSYPAFLGGVFASICLLSASALGLGALLLASEQLFSALKVVGALYLFYLAWQSWQQSRQPSLGAEVPEAAPKPRFRALFGRAFVLGASNPKDILFFAAFLPQFLSAEQPFLPQLLIMIVTWTLLDLLCKLAYGLGAHGAARYLRSGKGQSWFNRVSAGLFSGAGAASLLSR, encoded by the coding sequence ATGAGCGTGGAAACCTGGCTGCTGTTCAGCGGCGCGGCACTGGTGGTGATCCTGATCCCGGGCCCGCTGTCCCTGCTGATGATCAGCAACAGCCTGAATTACGGTTTGCGCCGGTCCTACCCGGCGTTTCTCGGCGGCGTGTTTGCCTCGATCTGCCTGCTGAGCGCCTCGGCTTTGGGCCTGGGCGCCTTGCTGCTGGCCTCGGAACAGCTGTTCAGCGCCCTGAAAGTCGTCGGTGCGCTGTACCTGTTCTATCTCGCCTGGCAAAGCTGGCAGCAATCGCGGCAACCCTCCCTCGGCGCCGAAGTGCCCGAGGCCGCACCGAAACCGCGCTTTCGCGCACTGTTCGGGCGCGCTTTTGTGCTGGGCGCCAGCAACCCGAAAGACATTCTGTTCTTCGCCGCGTTTCTGCCGCAGTTTCTCAGCGCCGAACAACCCTTCCTGCCGCAACTGCTGATCATGATCGTCACCTGGACCCTGCTCGACCTGCTGTGCAAGCTGGCTTACGGCCTGGGTGCCCATGGTGCGGCGCGCTACCTGCGCAGCGGCAAGGGCCAGAGCTGGTTCAACCGGGTCAGCGCCGGGCTGTTCAGCGGTGCCGGCGCCGCGTCGCTGTTGAGCCGCTGA
- a CDS encoding PLP-dependent aminotransferase family protein → MAFSERVSRLKSSLIREILAAAQRPEVMSFAGGLPAEAMLPKTDWQAMPVSMGQYGMSEGEPQLREALAAQARALGVPCEASQVLVVSGSQQTLDLAAKLYIDKGTEIMLEAPTYLAALQIFQLFGADCLTVPLQADGPDLAQLRARLEQHRPAFIYLIPTFQNPSAVRYSEAKRDAVAALLDEFGVTLIEDEPYRELTFDGGSAMPIVGRLRKASWIYTGTVSKTLLPGLRVGYLIASPDLFPHLLRLKQSADLHTNRVGQWQALQWIGTEQYQQHLGELRDFYRVRRDGFQAALQRHFGDLADWQVPQGGLFFWLTLKQPLDTRTLLKAALEQDVAFMPGEPFFSEPDRNPGHLRLNFSHIDPARLDEGLKRLATVVRQAQAAQAA, encoded by the coding sequence ATGGCCTTCTCCGAACGTGTTTCGCGTCTTAAAAGCTCACTGATCCGTGAAATCCTTGCCGCCGCGCAGCGTCCGGAAGTGATGTCGTTCGCTGGAGGCCTACCCGCCGAAGCGATGCTGCCGAAGACAGATTGGCAGGCGATGCCGGTGTCCATGGGCCAATACGGCATGAGCGAGGGCGAGCCACAGCTGCGCGAGGCCCTGGCGGCACAGGCCCGGGCGCTGGGCGTGCCGTGCGAGGCCAGCCAGGTGCTGGTGGTCAGCGGGTCCCAGCAGACCCTCGACCTGGCGGCCAAGCTGTACATCGACAAGGGCACCGAGATCATGCTGGAAGCGCCGACCTACCTGGCGGCGTTGCAGATCTTCCAGCTGTTCGGCGCCGATTGCCTGACCGTGCCGCTTCAGGCCGATGGGCCGGATCTGGCGCAATTGCGCGCCCGCCTGGAGCAGCATCGTCCTGCGTTCATCTACCTGATCCCGACCTTCCAGAACCCTTCGGCGGTGCGCTACAGCGAAGCCAAGCGCGATGCCGTGGCGGCGTTGCTCGACGAGTTCGGGGTGACCCTGATCGAAGACGAGCCTTACCGCGAGCTGACTTTCGACGGCGGCAGCGCCATGCCCATCGTCGGGCGCCTGCGCAAGGCCAGCTGGATCTACACCGGCACCGTGTCGAAGACGCTGCTGCCAGGGCTGCGGGTCGGTTACCTGATCGCCAGCCCGGACCTGTTTCCCCATCTGCTGCGGTTGAAGCAATCGGCGGACCTGCACACCAACCGTGTCGGCCAATGGCAGGCGCTGCAATGGATAGGTACCGAGCAGTATCAGCAGCACCTGGGCGAGTTGCGCGATTTCTACCGGGTTCGCCGCGACGGTTTTCAGGCCGCCCTGCAACGTCATTTCGGCGATCTGGCCGATTGGCAGGTGCCTCAGGGCGGGCTGTTTTTCTGGTTGACCTTGAAACAGCCGCTGGACACCCGCACTTTGCTGAAAGCGGCGCTGGAGCAGGACGTGGCATTCATGCCGGGCGAACCCTTCTTCTCCGAGCCGGACCGCAATCCAGGTCACCTGCGGTTGAATTTCAGTCATATCGATCCGGCGCGTCTGGACGAAGGTCTCAAGCGGCTGGCCACCGTGGTACGTCAAGCACAGGCTGCACAGGCAGCCTAA
- the uraD gene encoding 2-oxo-4-hydroxy-4-carboxy-5-ureidoimidazoline decarboxylase, producing MSTFQTLKPSTLSRDAFVKAFADIYEHSPWVAEKAFDLGQDASIDRIDTLHQRMSDILLSADHQSQLALINAHPDLAGKAAVQGQLTEASTNEQAGAGIHQCTAEEFQRFTELNDAYKAKFKFPFIMAVKGSNRHQILAAFEARIHNSVDTEFRCALAEINKIALFRLLTL from the coding sequence ATGAGCACCTTCCAAACCCTGAAACCCTCGACCCTGAGCCGCGACGCCTTCGTCAAAGCCTTCGCCGATATCTACGAACATTCGCCATGGGTCGCCGAAAAGGCCTTCGACCTGGGCCAGGATGCGTCGATCGACCGGATCGACACCCTGCACCAGCGCATGAGCGACATCCTGTTGAGCGCCGATCACCAGAGCCAGCTCGCCCTGATCAACGCTCACCCGGACCTGGCCGGCAAAGCCGCCGTCCAGGGGCAACTGACCGAAGCCAGCACCAATGAACAGGCTGGCGCCGGTATTCACCAATGCACGGCCGAAGAGTTCCAGCGCTTCACCGAGCTGAACGACGCCTACAAGGCCAAGTTCAAGTTTCCCTTCATCATGGCGGTAAAAGGCAGCAACCGGCATCAGATCCTCGCGGCGTTCGAAGCACGCATCCACAACTCGGTGGACACCGAATTCCGGTGCGCGCTGGCGGAGATCAACAAGATCGCCCTGTTCCGATTACTGACTCTCTAG
- the alc gene encoding allantoicase, with translation MKAYAVPFEKFVNLADARLGTKIISVTDDWFADANRLFQPTPAVWKEGVFDDNGKWMDGWESRRKRFEGYDSAVIRLGVPGQIKGVDIDTSFFTGNFPPSASLEACFLTAGEPNENTQWVEVLPAVELQGNSHHYHEINNDQAFSHLRFNIYPDGGVARLRVHGIPYRDWSAVGDNEQVDLAAALNGGRALACSDEHFGRMSNILNPGRGINMGDGWETARRRTPGNDWVIVALGHPGEIEKIIVDTLHFKGNYPDSCSIQGAFVKGGTDSQIETQSLFWRELLPSQKLEMHAEHTFAEQIKALGPITHIRLNVFPDGGVSRLRILGKVAK, from the coding sequence ATGAAAGCTTACGCCGTACCTTTCGAGAAGTTCGTCAACCTGGCCGACGCCCGCCTGGGCACCAAGATCATCTCGGTGACCGATGACTGGTTCGCTGACGCCAACCGTCTGTTCCAGCCGACCCCGGCCGTATGGAAGGAGGGCGTATTCGATGACAACGGCAAGTGGATGGACGGCTGGGAGTCGCGCCGCAAGCGCTTCGAAGGCTACGACAGCGCCGTGATCCGCCTGGGTGTGCCTGGCCAGATCAAGGGCGTGGACATCGACACCTCATTCTTCACCGGCAACTTCCCGCCATCGGCCTCCCTGGAAGCCTGCTTCCTGACCGCAGGTGAGCCGAACGAAAACACCCAGTGGGTGGAAGTGCTGCCGGCCGTCGAGCTGCAAGGCAACAGCCACCACTACCACGAGATCAACAACGACCAGGCGTTCAGCCACCTGCGCTTCAACATCTACCCGGATGGCGGCGTGGCCCGTCTGCGCGTGCATGGCATCCCGTACCGCGACTGGTCGGCGGTCGGCGACAACGAACAGGTCGACCTGGCAGCCGCCCTCAACGGTGGCCGTGCCCTCGCCTGCTCCGACGAACACTTCGGCCGCATGAGCAACATCCTCAACCCGGGCCGCGGCATCAACATGGGCGATGGCTGGGAAACCGCACGCCGCCGCACGCCGGGCAATGACTGGGTGATCGTCGCCCTGGGCCATCCGGGCGAGATCGAGAAGATCATCGTCGACACCCTGCACTTCAAGGGCAACTACCCGGACAGCTGCTCGATCCAGGGCGCCTTCGTCAAGGGCGGCACCGACAGCCAGATCGAAACCCAGTCGCTGTTCTGGCGCGAACTGCTGCCGAGCCAGAAGCTGGAAATGCACGCCGAACACACCTTCGCCGAGCAGATCAAGGCCCTGGGCCCGATCACCCATATCCGCCTGAACGTATTCCCGGACGGTGGCGTCAGCCGCCTGCGGATCCTGGGCAAGGTCGCGAAGTAA
- a CDS encoding nucleobase:cation symporter-2 family protein codes for MSALTEPRIPDAPAIARLPLLQLILVGLQHVLLMYGGAIAVPLIIGQAAGLSREEIAFLINADLLVAGIATIVQSLGIGPMGIRMPVMMGASFAAVGSMVAMAGMPGIGLQGIFGATIAAGFFGMLIAPFMSKVVRFFPPLVTGTVITSIGLSLFPVAVNWAGGGSHNAEFGSPIYLTIAALVLGTILLVHRFMRGFWVNISVLIGMGLGYVLCGLIGMVDLSGMAQAPWVQVVTPLHFGMPQFHLAPILSMCLVVVIIFVESTGMFLALGKITGQEVTPRMLRRGLLCDAGASFFAGFLNTFTHSSFAQNIGLVQMTGVRCRSVTIVAGCLLIVLSLLPKAAFLVASIPPAVLGGAAIAMFGMVAATGIKILQEADITDRRNQLLVAVSIGMGLIPVVRPEFFAHLPLWMSPITHSGIAMATLSALTLNLLFNILGGTERAASNARHAHQH; via the coding sequence ATGTCCGCGTTAACCGAACCGCGCATCCCCGACGCACCCGCCATTGCGCGACTGCCCCTTTTGCAACTGATCCTGGTCGGTTTGCAGCATGTCCTGCTGATGTACGGAGGCGCCATCGCGGTGCCGTTGATCATCGGACAGGCCGCGGGTCTGAGTCGTGAAGAAATCGCCTTCCTGATCAATGCCGACCTGCTGGTCGCCGGCATCGCTACCATCGTGCAATCCCTCGGCATCGGTCCCATGGGCATCCGCATGCCGGTGATGATGGGCGCCAGCTTTGCCGCCGTGGGCAGCATGGTGGCCATGGCCGGCATGCCGGGCATCGGCCTGCAGGGGATCTTTGGCGCGACCATCGCCGCCGGTTTCTTCGGCATGCTGATCGCGCCCTTCATGTCCAAGGTGGTGCGCTTCTTTCCCCCCCTGGTCACCGGCACCGTCATCACCTCCATCGGCCTGTCGCTGTTCCCGGTCGCGGTGAACTGGGCAGGCGGCGGCAGCCACAATGCCGAATTCGGTTCCCCGATCTACCTGACCATCGCCGCGCTGGTACTGGGCACCATCCTGCTGGTGCACCGTTTCATGCGCGGTTTCTGGGTGAACATTTCCGTGCTGATCGGCATGGGCCTGGGCTACGTGCTCTGCGGCCTGATCGGCATGGTCGACCTCAGCGGCATGGCCCAGGCGCCCTGGGTGCAGGTGGTCACCCCGCTGCACTTCGGCATGCCGCAGTTCCATCTGGCGCCGATTCTTTCGATGTGCCTGGTGGTGGTGATCATCTTCGTCGAGTCCACCGGGATGTTCCTCGCCCTGGGGAAGATCACCGGCCAGGAAGTCACCCCGCGCATGCTGCGTCGCGGCCTGCTGTGTGATGCCGGCGCCTCGTTTTTCGCCGGTTTTCTCAACACCTTCACCCACTCTTCGTTCGCCCAGAACATCGGCCTGGTGCAGATGACCGGCGTGCGTTGCCGCTCAGTGACCATAGTCGCCGGCTGCCTGCTGATCGTGCTGAGCCTGCTGCCCAAGGCGGCCTTCCTGGTGGCCTCGATTCCACCCGCGGTACTGGGCGGCGCAGCCATCGCCATGTTCGGCATGGTGGCGGCGACCGGGATCAAGATCCTCCAGGAAGCCGACATCACCGACCGCCGCAATCAACTGCTGGTGGCGGTGAGCATCGGCATGGGCCTGATTCCGGTGGTCCGCCCGGAGTTCTTCGCCCACCTGCCCCTGTGGATGAGCCCGATCACCCACAGCGGAATCGCCATGGCGACCCTCAGTGCCCTGACCCTGAACCTGCTGTTCAACATCCTGGGTGGCACCGAACGGGCCGCCAGCAACGCCCGACACGCCCACCAGCATTGA